The following proteins are encoded in a genomic region of Desulfosporosinus youngiae DSM 17734:
- a CDS encoding P-loop NTPase has protein sequence MKIAISGKGGVGKTTFAANFAQWLSNKKITVLAVDADPDASLGTVLGISDEVLANLKPIVDMKELIEERMGGSGTYYPLNPNVDDILDDYSIPLGDLRFFRMGNIKGGGTSCYCKENSFLRALVNSLILGEKDTVILDMGAGIEQLTRGTALGVDVLVIVTEPSRVSVQTVKVIQQLAGELGIPRVVVVGNKVRNSKDEKFLRDHIPSEQLVGIIPYSDELLEMSLNTGCVELPGGSLGVELNTIYQRIVDEGR, from the coding sequence TTGAAAATAGCAATTTCTGGCAAAGGTGGAGTCGGAAAAACCACATTTGCTGCAAATTTTGCCCAATGGCTATCAAACAAAAAAATAACAGTCTTGGCAGTTGATGCTGATCCAGATGCTAGCTTGGGGACGGTCCTGGGAATCTCCGATGAAGTTCTTGCCAATCTTAAGCCGATCGTTGATATGAAAGAATTAATTGAAGAGCGTATGGGTGGGAGTGGAACCTACTATCCGCTTAATCCTAATGTCGATGATATATTAGATGATTATAGCATTCCTTTGGGAGATCTAAGGTTTTTTCGGATGGGTAACATTAAAGGGGGAGGGACCTCTTGTTACTGCAAGGAAAACAGCTTCCTTCGAGCCTTGGTCAATTCATTAATACTGGGGGAAAAAGATACTGTCATTCTAGATATGGGTGCAGGGATTGAACAGCTTACCCGCGGAACAGCCTTGGGTGTCGATGTTCTGGTCATTGTTACTGAACCGTCTAGGGTAAGTGTTCAAACAGTAAAAGTTATCCAACAATTGGCAGGGGAGTTGGGTATTCCTCGTGTAGTTGTGGTGGGCAATAAAGTTCGTAATTCTAAAGATGAAAAGTTTCTTAGAGACCACATTCCTTCAGAACAGCTTGTTGGCATAATCCCTTACAGTGACGAGCTGTTAGAAATGTCCTTAAATACAGGATGTGTGGAATTGCCCGGTGGGTCTCTGGGAGTCGAGCTCAATACAATTTATCAAAGAATTGTCGATGAAGGGAGATGA
- a CDS encoding DegV family protein, whose amino-acid sequence MSKIGIVMDSTGYLPKNILEQFQIRVVSLNVNIGDETFFETELTNQIYFQKLSRISGLSTTSQPSVGTFLETYESLFSEGIEDIVSIHISSAISGTLHSAQMAKELASNSNIHIFDSKSSALGLGVLAWAAAEWAQQGKKVSEIMEGLQSLMQQTEMYFIVDTLENLRKGGRIGGAAALLGTLLQIKPILYFNNNAQIDVFDKVRSRSRAWQRVIDELTRALSTGKRYRICVMHVNIPDVGMELLDELKDRFPGHEIGLFEAGPVIATHVGTGAFGLTFHPWPLIN is encoded by the coding sequence TTGAGTAAAATAGGGATCGTGATGGACTCTACCGGATATTTGCCAAAAAATATCTTGGAGCAATTTCAAATTCGTGTTGTGTCCCTTAATGTTAATATCGGGGACGAAACCTTCTTTGAAACGGAATTAACCAATCAGATTTATTTTCAAAAATTAAGTCGGATTTCAGGCTTATCTACTACTTCCCAACCTTCTGTGGGTACGTTCTTAGAAACTTATGAGTCCCTGTTTTCAGAGGGGATCGAGGATATTGTAAGTATTCATATTTCTTCGGCTATAAGTGGGACGCTGCATTCAGCCCAAATGGCGAAAGAACTTGCCTCTAATTCAAATATTCATATTTTTGATTCTAAATCATCTGCTCTGGGTCTTGGTGTATTGGCATGGGCTGCAGCTGAATGGGCTCAGCAAGGTAAGAAGGTTTCTGAAATTATGGAAGGGTTACAGAGCTTGATGCAACAGACTGAAATGTATTTTATTGTCGATACATTAGAAAACCTAAGAAAAGGCGGACGGATTGGCGGAGCGGCAGCTCTTTTGGGAACATTGCTCCAAATAAAGCCGATTCTTTACTTTAATAATAATGCCCAAATCGATGTTTTTGACAAGGTTCGTTCACGGTCACGTGCTTGGCAGCGTGTCATTGATGAATTAACCCGGGCATTATCGACAGGAAAACGTTATCGAATTTGCGTTATGCATGTTAATATTCCTGATGTGGGAATGGAATTACTCGACGAACTTAAGGATCGTTTTCCAGGGCATGAAATAGGTTTATTCGAAGCTGGACCTGTCATCGCAACTCATGTAGGTACAGGCGCTTTTGGACTTACATTTCATCCTTGGCCTTTAATTAACTAA
- a CDS encoding GNAT family N-acetyltransferase — protein sequence MIRGQKTTIRPIEEDDIEELYQWYNDPDVNLWASGAWPLNTLLNKDQIALKFLDGSPDIYRYSVLDENNLLIGTIGFKDINIPGQSAALYIVIGNKSYWGKGYGTDALIVFVRFLFNQWNFHRISLDTWDENIRAIKAYEKVGFKIEGRQREARFVLGNYHDAILMGLLRDEFLALHGK from the coding sequence ATGATACGAGGCCAGAAAACAACCATTCGTCCTATTGAAGAAGATGATATCGAAGAACTATACCAGTGGTATAATGATCCGGATGTTAATCTTTGGGCTAGTGGAGCTTGGCCGTTAAATACTCTTCTCAATAAAGATCAAATAGCTCTTAAATTCCTTGATGGATCTCCGGACATTTATCGTTATTCTGTTCTGGATGAAAATAATCTCCTTATTGGTACCATAGGTTTTAAAGACATTAATATCCCCGGCCAATCAGCTGCTCTGTATATAGTAATCGGCAATAAATCCTATTGGGGGAAAGGATATGGCACAGATGCCTTAATTGTATTCGTGCGCTTTCTTTTTAACCAATGGAATTTTCATAGAATTTCCTTAGATACTTGGGACGAAAATATCCGGGCAATTAAAGCCTATGAAAAAGTCGGTTTCAAGATCGAAGGCCGGCAACGTGAAGCTCGTTTCGTGCTGGGAAATTATCATGATGCCATTCTTATGGGTTTATTGCGGGATGAGTTTCTCGCTTTACACGGAAAATAA
- the ribD gene encoding bifunctional diaminohydroxyphosphoribosylaminopyrimidine deaminase/5-amino-6-(5-phosphoribosylamino)uracil reductase RibD, whose amino-acid sequence MHESSPSILKDEQFMRRALELAAKATGRTSPNPLVGCVIVKDNEIIGEGYHHKAGTPHAEVHALAAAGDQASGATAYVTLEPCSHFGRTPPCADALIRANVKRVVVAMQDPNPLVSGQGTERLREAGIQVDLGVLQHEAERTNEIFLKSITTGLPFIVYKTAMTLDGKIATETGDSRWVSNESSRHYVHQLRDAYDVILVGSETVIQDNPALTCRLPHGKDPVRLIVDGKLRLEEKAQVLTSSKHSPCIIATTLAASSEKVQRLQSLERVEVWQYKTERHVPLEKLLRDLVLRGWISVLLEGGGGLAGTLLQNKLIDKAELFIAPKFVGGTGPSPLSGLHIKAMSEAVTLDNLSFDMHTGDLHVTGYISNFKQ is encoded by the coding sequence ATGCACGAATCAAGTCCTTCAATTCTTAAAGATGAACAGTTCATGAGAAGAGCGCTTGAGTTAGCAGCCAAAGCAACAGGCAGAACTAGTCCAAATCCTTTAGTAGGATGTGTTATCGTTAAAGATAATGAGATTATTGGAGAAGGATATCACCACAAAGCAGGGACTCCTCACGCAGAGGTACACGCCCTTGCTGCGGCAGGAGATCAAGCGTCCGGCGCTACGGCTTATGTAACTTTAGAACCATGCTCACATTTCGGCCGAACTCCTCCCTGTGCCGATGCCTTGATTCGAGCCAACGTCAAGAGAGTTGTTGTAGCCATGCAAGACCCCAATCCATTAGTATCGGGTCAGGGGACAGAACGACTGCGAGAAGCCGGAATTCAAGTTGACCTGGGAGTTTTGCAGCATGAAGCTGAACGTACCAATGAAATTTTCCTTAAATCAATTACGACGGGTTTACCCTTCATTGTTTACAAGACAGCAATGACCCTCGATGGGAAAATTGCCACCGAGACCGGAGACTCGCGCTGGGTAAGCAATGAGTCCTCCCGCCATTATGTACATCAGCTTCGGGATGCATATGATGTTATCCTGGTTGGGAGTGAAACCGTCATTCAAGATAACCCTGCTCTTACCTGCCGTCTTCCCCATGGAAAAGATCCTGTTCGACTCATTGTTGACGGAAAATTACGGCTGGAGGAGAAGGCACAGGTACTGACCTCCTCTAAGCACAGTCCTTGTATTATTGCGACCACACTGGCTGCATCTTCAGAGAAAGTTCAACGCCTGCAAAGCCTTGAACGGGTTGAAGTCTGGCAATATAAAACTGAACGTCATGTCCCACTTGAAAAACTGCTGCGTGATCTTGTACTTCGCGGCTGGATAAGTGTTTTACTCGAAGGAGGCGGCGGGCTGGCAGGTACACTCCTGCAAAATAAGCTGATAGATAAAGCAGAACTATTTATCGCACCCAAATTTGTTGGCGGAACCGGCCCTTCTCCCCTTTCGGGTCTTCATATCAAAGCCATGTCGGAGGCTGTAACCTTGGACAATCTCAGTTTTGATATGCACACAGGTGACCTTCATGTTACCGGATACATTTCAAACTTCAAGCAATGA
- a CDS encoding riboflavin synthase has product MFTGIVEELGTVRALRLLPDSGQLTLQAQKVLNGTQIGDSIAINGVCLTVIRLSDREFTVDVMAETLVKTNLAELKSGSHVNLERALQLQTRLGGHLVSGHVDGVGSIRRIVPWGIANVYEINAPPALLSFMLPKGSIAIDGISLTIIDVEADYFTVSLIPHTFKETTLGLKGLSDSVNLETDLIGKYVARFMGLNGKADNKKQDLSLGFLAEHGFI; this is encoded by the coding sequence ATGTTTACTGGAATTGTCGAAGAACTGGGCACAGTTCGGGCCCTTCGTCTTTTACCAGACTCAGGACAACTTACCCTTCAAGCCCAAAAGGTTTTAAACGGCACTCAGATCGGTGACAGCATCGCCATTAACGGAGTCTGTTTAACCGTCATTCGGTTAAGTGATCGTGAATTTACAGTGGATGTAATGGCTGAAACATTAGTAAAAACCAATCTGGCTGAACTAAAGAGCGGCAGCCATGTTAACCTGGAACGGGCTTTACAGCTGCAAACTCGTTTAGGCGGACATTTAGTTAGCGGGCACGTCGACGGGGTTGGCAGTATTCGCCGGATTGTACCCTGGGGCATTGCCAATGTTTACGAAATCAACGCCCCCCCTGCACTTCTTTCATTTATGCTGCCGAAGGGCTCCATTGCAATTGATGGAATATCCCTGACCATTATAGATGTAGAAGCAGATTATTTTACAGTTTCTCTGATTCCCCACACATTTAAGGAAACCACACTTGGCTTAAAAGGGTTAAGTGACAGCGTTAACCTTGAAACAGACCTCATCGGTAAATATGTTGCTCGTTTCATGGGGCTTAATGGGAAAGCAGACAATAAAAAGCAGGATCTTTCACTAGGTTTTTTAGCTGAGCATGGATTTATTTAA
- a CDS encoding bifunctional 3,4-dihydroxy-2-butanone-4-phosphate synthase/GTP cyclohydrolase II, with protein MAFNTIEEALEDIKQGKMVVMVDDEDRENEGDLVMAAELATPEAINFMATYGRGLVCVPMTRERIQALELQQMVNNNTDPHGTAFTVSVDSVMSSTGISAFERAQTVKVLVDPQSKPTDLQRPGHIFPLQAREGGVLVRAGHTEGAVDLARLAGLKPAGLICEIMNEDGTMARVPDLQIFVEKHNLKLITLKDLISYRRQSEKLIERVESINLPTGFGDFRAIGYLSVLDKDEHIALVKGTVDDGKPVLVRVHSECLTGDVFHSRRCDCGDQLSAAMEEIEREGRGVLLYMRQEGRGIGLLNKLRAYKLQEEGKDTVEANLALGFPEDLRDYGVGAQILADLGISQVRLMTNNPRKIVGLEGYGLNVVERVPVEIGCKPENTKYLCTKKQKMGHYLTGVQ; from the coding sequence ATGGCATTTAACACGATAGAAGAAGCCTTGGAAGATATTAAACAAGGTAAAATGGTGGTTATGGTGGACGACGAGGACCGTGAGAACGAAGGAGATCTGGTTATGGCTGCCGAACTGGCAACCCCGGAGGCCATTAATTTTATGGCTACCTATGGACGGGGATTAGTCTGCGTTCCGATGACAAGAGAGCGAATCCAAGCCCTGGAGCTTCAACAAATGGTGAATAACAATACCGATCCTCATGGTACAGCCTTTACCGTAAGTGTTGATTCTGTTATGAGTTCTACCGGAATTTCCGCCTTTGAACGTGCGCAAACGGTTAAAGTTTTGGTGGATCCTCAAAGTAAACCCACCGATTTACAGCGCCCCGGACATATTTTTCCGCTCCAGGCACGAGAAGGCGGAGTTTTGGTTCGCGCCGGTCATACGGAAGGTGCCGTTGATTTGGCCCGTCTTGCCGGACTTAAACCGGCAGGTCTGATTTGCGAGATTATGAATGAAGATGGAACAATGGCCAGAGTGCCGGATTTACAGATTTTTGTAGAGAAACATAATTTGAAATTAATAACGCTTAAGGATCTGATTAGTTATCGCCGACAATCCGAAAAACTCATCGAGAGGGTTGAAAGCATTAACCTTCCCACTGGTTTCGGGGACTTCCGTGCTATAGGTTATCTCAGCGTTCTCGATAAAGATGAACATATTGCCTTGGTCAAAGGGACAGTGGATGACGGGAAACCAGTACTCGTTCGGGTTCATTCTGAATGCCTGACCGGGGATGTTTTCCACTCACGACGTTGTGACTGCGGCGATCAACTCTCTGCTGCGATGGAAGAAATTGAACGTGAAGGACGCGGGGTTTTGCTCTATATGCGTCAGGAAGGCCGCGGAATCGGATTGTTAAACAAACTAAGAGCTTATAAACTTCAGGAAGAAGGAAAAGACACGGTCGAGGCTAATCTTGCCTTAGGATTTCCGGAGGACTTACGCGACTACGGTGTAGGTGCCCAAATTTTAGCGGACCTCGGTATCTCCCAAGTCCGTTTAATGACGAATAATCCACGGAAAATCGTTGGCCTTGAAGGATACGGGCTGAACGTAGTGGAACGAGTCCCCGTAGAGATAGGCTGCAAGCCTGAAAATACTAAATATCTATGCACAAAAAAACAAAAGATGGGACACTATTTGACAGGTGTTCAATAA
- the ribH gene encoding 6,7-dimethyl-8-ribityllumazine synthase codes for MKTFEGNLIAQGLKIGIIAARFNEFITSKLVSGAVDALHRHGVLENDIELAWVPGAFEIPLIAQKMALSKRYDAVICLGAVIRGATPHFELVSNEVSKGIAQVGLQTGVPVIFGVISTDSIEQAIERAGTKAGNKGFDAAMTAIETANLIKSL; via the coding sequence ATGAAAACATTTGAAGGAAATTTAATTGCTCAAGGACTAAAGATTGGTATTATCGCTGCTCGTTTTAATGAGTTTATTACAAGCAAATTAGTAAGTGGTGCAGTCGATGCTCTCCACCGTCATGGTGTTCTTGAAAATGATATTGAACTGGCTTGGGTCCCGGGAGCCTTTGAAATCCCCCTGATTGCACAAAAGATGGCACTTTCCAAGCGTTATGATGCGGTAATTTGCTTGGGAGCCGTAATTCGGGGTGCAACTCCCCATTTTGAACTTGTCAGTAATGAAGTTAGCAAGGGAATTGCTCAAGTAGGCTTACAAACCGGGGTACCAGTAATTTTCGGCGTCATATCAACTGACAGTATTGAGCAGGCGATTGAACGGGCAGGAACAAAAGCAGGAAACAAAGGTTTTGATGCCGCTATGACAGCCATTGAAACTGCAAACTTGATCAAATCATTATAA
- a CDS encoding sigma-70 family RNA polymerase sigma factor gives MTSNISAQDMETSMLEAARSGNKDALNEIIQHYEPEVRLIASKYFLPRADYDDLIQEGRIAIYRAIRSYDDDSGIPFLHFLRMVIKRKLIDSLRRYTRQKHTNLNEAYSLNNVISESEETSFLELLPNAEDPASTVIANDEINTMIQDLNKNMSNLERLVFEHYFIQGFKQRELSEHLGLHPKSLDNALQRIRHKTALYRSQQAAG, from the coding sequence ATGACTTCGAACATTAGCGCCCAAGACATGGAAACTAGCATGCTTGAAGCAGCGCGCTCGGGTAATAAGGATGCCTTAAATGAGATAATTCAACATTATGAACCCGAAGTTCGCTTGATCGCGTCTAAATATTTTTTGCCTAGAGCAGATTATGATGACCTCATTCAAGAAGGACGGATTGCGATATATCGGGCCATAAGATCTTACGACGATGATTCAGGAATTCCCTTCCTTCATTTTTTAAGAATGGTCATTAAACGCAAACTCATTGATAGCCTGCGCAGGTATACTCGCCAAAAACACACTAATCTCAATGAAGCTTATTCCCTTAATAATGTTATTTCTGAGTCTGAGGAAACAAGCTTCCTGGAATTATTGCCAAACGCTGAGGACCCGGCATCAACGGTTATCGCCAATGATGAGATCAACACTATGATTCAAGACTTAAATAAAAACATGTCGAATCTTGAACGCTTAGTGTTTGAACACTACTTCATACAAGGGTTTAAACAACGCGAACTGTCAGAGCATTTAGGGCTTCATCCCAAGTCATTAGACAATGCTCTCCAGCGCATTCGCCATAAAACAGCGCTCTACCGCTCTCAACAAGCTGCCGGTTAA
- a CDS encoding spore coat protein — protein sequence MTSQFTDLDMLYDYEKDAAAAAMGYMTLATRAHHANLRDIYLRLANEATNAHSKVSKLINQSGGIA from the coding sequence ATGACTAGTCAATTTACGGATTTAGATATGCTTTATGATTACGAAAAAGATGCTGCGGCCGCGGCAATGGGATACATGACCTTAGCCACGCGTGCTCATCATGCTAATCTAAGAGATATATACTTACGCTTAGCCAACGAAGCAACGAATGCCCATAGTAAAGTCAGCAAATTGATTAATCAAAGCGGTGGTATTGCCTAA
- a CDS encoding DivIVA domain-containing protein yields the protein MNLEAPDFKRVFRGYDSDEVDQAWAENERQLSEANAVNKELRLQINSLREQNLEWGNRLKDYEQIEKDLRDALVSAQRIAKQVKEDAAKQAEELLQSTRNESETILKETTRLKEAEEMETETLLIEKRKEIVQLEAQIQELTEQKAELQTIVEQAVQYLDMIKDLIK from the coding sequence ATGAATTTGGAGGCGCCAGACTTTAAGCGGGTTTTCCGTGGGTATGATTCAGATGAAGTTGACCAGGCATGGGCTGAAAATGAACGTCAATTATCCGAAGCAAATGCTGTCAATAAAGAATTACGTTTACAAATCAATAGTTTAAGAGAACAGAACTTAGAATGGGGAAATCGCCTCAAGGACTATGAACAGATCGAAAAAGACCTTAGAGATGCGCTTGTCAGTGCTCAAAGAATCGCTAAGCAGGTTAAAGAGGATGCTGCTAAGCAAGCTGAAGAACTTTTGCAATCAACTCGCAACGAAAGTGAAACAATCCTTAAGGAAACAACACGTCTTAAGGAAGCCGAAGAAATGGAAACTGAAACATTACTCATTGAAAAGCGCAAGGAGATTGTCCAACTTGAGGCACAAATACAAGAATTAACCGAGCAGAAAGCAGAGCTCCAAACTATTGTTGAACAGGCTGTTCAATATTTGGATATGATAAAGGACTTAATCAAGTGA
- a CDS encoding UbiD family decarboxylase: MHANLRQFIETLQREKQIVEIETEVDPYLELAEIHRRVIEEEGPALLFKRVKGSPFPVVTNLFGTRRRVDLAVGPKPEDTVQRAVSALHRLLPPKPSVLWQEKDWMLSLAKTGLRTINPKHAPVLEIRESSVDLTRLPVLTSWPDDGGPFVTLPLVYTEHPVTREHNLGMYRIQIHEPSQTGIHWQIHKGGGFHYHEAELLGQDLPTTLFLGGPPALILSAIAPLPEMLPELIFTSFLMGEKLSQVKVPTHSHALIAEAEFAICGTVPAHVRRPEGPFGDHYGYYSLTHDFPIFNVHTVYHRRDAIYPATVVGKPRQEDYFIGEYLQSLLSPMFPVVMPGVKALWTYAETGFHALAAAIVRESYHREALAHAFRILGEGQLTLTKFLIITDVQLDLQDFRNLLETVLARFEPETDLLILNETSIDTLDYTGRRLNHGSKAIMLGLGPSKRDLPREVRENTLPGVLGIKPFCAGCLLIEAPSFTSSPGLADDVLQHLQKAPFQDWPLAILVDDLTLALNTPGFLWQVFTRFDPAHDIYASTEMLNHRLVYHGPILIDARMKPGYPGEVVPDEATVNLVNQRWKEYGLTDCL; this comes from the coding sequence GTGCACGCAAATTTACGACAGTTTATTGAAACCCTCCAACGAGAAAAGCAGATTGTGGAAATAGAAACAGAGGTTGACCCATACCTTGAATTGGCAGAAATCCATCGTCGTGTCATTGAGGAAGAGGGGCCGGCTTTGCTCTTTAAGCGAGTTAAGGGAAGCCCTTTTCCGGTAGTTACAAATCTATTCGGAACCCGCAGGCGTGTCGATCTCGCTGTCGGGCCAAAGCCTGAGGACACAGTACAACGAGCAGTATCGGCTTTGCATCGCTTGCTGCCGCCGAAGCCCTCTGTACTTTGGCAGGAAAAAGATTGGATGCTTTCTTTAGCTAAGACTGGACTGCGCACGATTAATCCGAAGCATGCTCCGGTTCTTGAGATACGGGAAAGCTCAGTCGATTTAACCCGGCTTCCGGTACTAACGAGCTGGCCTGATGATGGAGGCCCGTTTGTCACCTTGCCCTTAGTCTACACAGAACATCCTGTGACAAGAGAACATAATTTGGGAATGTATCGTATTCAAATACATGAACCATCCCAAACCGGTATCCACTGGCAGATTCATAAAGGGGGCGGGTTTCACTATCATGAAGCCGAACTTCTGGGGCAGGATCTCCCTACAACGCTTTTCCTGGGGGGGCCGCCGGCCTTGATTCTTTCTGCCATAGCACCACTCCCGGAAATGCTGCCTGAGCTAATTTTCACTTCTTTTTTAATGGGAGAAAAACTAAGCCAAGTTAAAGTGCCTACCCATTCCCATGCTCTGATCGCTGAAGCTGAGTTTGCTATATGTGGAACTGTACCGGCCCATGTCCGCAGACCGGAAGGTCCGTTTGGTGATCATTATGGTTATTATTCATTAACCCATGATTTCCCGATCTTTAATGTACATACTGTTTACCACCGCCGGGATGCTATTTATCCGGCTACAGTTGTAGGAAAACCCCGGCAAGAAGATTATTTTATTGGAGAGTACCTGCAGTCCTTGCTTTCTCCGATGTTTCCAGTTGTTATGCCGGGAGTTAAAGCACTCTGGACGTATGCCGAAACAGGTTTTCATGCTTTGGCGGCTGCTATAGTACGAGAAAGTTATCACCGTGAAGCACTGGCTCATGCTTTTCGTATTTTAGGGGAAGGGCAGCTCACCTTAACCAAGTTCTTGATCATTACGGATGTTCAGCTTGACTTACAAGATTTTAGAAACCTTCTCGAAACTGTTTTGGCCCGCTTTGAACCGGAAACTGATCTCTTAATCTTAAACGAAACATCCATCGATACCTTGGATTATACAGGCCGGCGGCTCAATCATGGAAGCAAAGCAATAATGCTGGGCCTGGGGCCTTCTAAAAGAGATTTGCCTCGTGAGGTCAGGGAAAATACACTACCCGGGGTCTTGGGGATCAAGCCATTCTGTGCAGGCTGCCTGCTCATCGAGGCTCCTTCATTTACCAGCTCGCCTGGGCTTGCCGATGATGTATTGCAGCATCTCCAAAAGGCTCCTTTCCAAGATTGGCCGCTGGCGATTTTAGTCGATGACCTAACTCTTGCTCTGAACACTCCTGGCTTTCTCTGGCAAGTCTTTACCCGCTTTGATCCAGCCCATGATATCTATGCTTCGACAGAGATGCTTAATCATCGTCTGGTATACCATGGTCCGATTCTAATTGATGCACGGATGAAACCAGGATATCCTGGCGAAGTCGTTCCCGACGAAGCGACAGTAAACCTTGTCAATCAGCGCTGGAAAGAGTATGGACTAACTGATTGTCTTTAA